The following proteins are encoded in a genomic region of Pirellulales bacterium:
- a CDS encoding ferredoxin produces MPIVNFVNEKKQVQVPAGANLRAEAMKAGIKLYNGLNGYGAKLNEIVNCHGFGHCGTCRVLITKGTENASPMGMVETFTCKYNPLTPALFAFIGNEDKMRLACRTQVNGDMDVVTRPDLNMTGDNFFS; encoded by the coding sequence ATGCCAATCGTCAATTTCGTCAACGAGAAGAAGCAGGTACAAGTCCCCGCAGGGGCCAATCTTCGCGCGGAAGCGATGAAAGCCGGAATCAAGCTCTACAACGGGCTGAATGGTTACGGCGCGAAACTGAACGAGATCGTCAACTGTCACGGCTTCGGCCATTGCGGCACCTGCCGGGTGTTGATCACCAAAGGGACGGAAAACGCCAGCCCGATGGGCATGGTCGAAACGTTCACGTGCAAATACAACCCGCTGACGCCGGCCTTGTTCGCGTTCATTGGCAACGAAGACAAGATGCGGCTGGCCTGCCGCACGCAGGTCAACGGCGATATGGACGTGGTGACACGGCCCGATTTGAATATGACGGGCGATAACTTTTTCAGCTAG
- a CDS encoding DNA topoisomerase VI subunit B, with the protein MSRVKPRKASTHPSRNGASEDVPAESTDDTDVAEIEETNGHAEVAEEAEKPSRPSGRRRATAETMAASQRDISVSEFFAKNRHLLGFDNPRKALLTTVKEAVDNSLDACEEAGILPEIWVHIQQTGPSRFKVGVQDNGPGILKAQIANIFGKLLYGSKFHRLRMSRGQQGIGISAAGMYGVLTTGKPVKIISKVSAKKPAHYFEIQIDTKKNKPEILNGKGEGVDIPPGEAGAAAIEKHGIEWVPQDSGTRVTIELEARYTRGRGSVDDYLEQTAIANPHATFHYIDPEDQPHDYPRSADTLPIEPKEIKPHPYGIELGMLLTMLKDGKAPTLSQFLTGSFSRVSSLVARKICETAKLSVRAHPHRIGRHEADSLFQAIQQTKISAPATDCLSPIGEERLLQGLHHVVPAEFYVAATRPPSVYRGNPFQIEIGLAYGGSSIAQKISLEALTELLAESDARTLRQFLISTFSGFGADAADRTLTEAELGTRTTPGKLKAKDIAKLHETLRSVNVEDGQTMNVLRYANRVPLQFQPAACAITQSILGMNWRSYGLSQSRGSLPSGPITILAHIASVWVPFTSESKEAVASYPEIQKELRLGLQAVGRKLGMYMRRRMRVKQEGERRNIFLRYLGEVAGAVQVINGTDREELYNQLVAVAKRKTAEADVTLDESGKPVVEEEEDFGDNVLIIEPGTVPGAAKAAKPEAAEQDAAATEKTAPKATKKRKGG; encoded by the coding sequence TTGTCACGCGTAAAGCCCAGGAAGGCCTCTACACATCCCTCCCGCAATGGGGCGTCGGAAGACGTCCCCGCCGAGTCGACGGACGACACGGACGTAGCGGAAATCGAAGAAACCAATGGTCACGCCGAAGTAGCGGAGGAAGCTGAGAAGCCTTCCCGGCCTTCCGGCCGTCGTCGGGCCACGGCCGAGACAATGGCCGCCAGCCAGCGTGACATCTCGGTCAGCGAATTCTTCGCCAAGAACCGGCACCTGCTGGGGTTCGACAACCCGCGCAAGGCTCTGCTGACGACCGTCAAAGAGGCTGTCGACAACTCGCTGGACGCCTGTGAAGAGGCAGGCATCCTGCCCGAGATCTGGGTCCATATCCAGCAGACCGGGCCGTCGCGCTTCAAGGTCGGTGTGCAGGACAACGGGCCGGGAATTCTCAAGGCGCAAATCGCGAACATTTTCGGCAAGCTGCTGTACGGTTCGAAATTTCACCGCCTGCGGATGAGCCGCGGCCAGCAAGGCATCGGCATCAGCGCCGCCGGCATGTACGGCGTGCTGACCACCGGCAAGCCGGTAAAGATCATCTCCAAGGTCTCGGCCAAGAAGCCGGCCCACTACTTCGAAATCCAGATCGATACCAAGAAAAACAAGCCCGAGATCCTCAACGGCAAAGGGGAAGGCGTAGACATCCCGCCGGGCGAGGCCGGTGCCGCAGCGATCGAGAAGCACGGCATCGAATGGGTTCCGCAAGATAGCGGCACGCGCGTCACGATCGAACTTGAAGCCCGTTACACGCGCGGCCGCGGCAGCGTTGATGACTATCTGGAACAGACCGCAATCGCGAACCCGCACGCCACGTTCCACTACATCGATCCCGAAGATCAGCCGCACGATTACCCACGCTCGGCCGACACGCTGCCGATCGAGCCGAAGGAGATCAAGCCTCATCCGTACGGCATCGAGCTAGGCATGCTGCTGACGATGCTCAAGGACGGCAAAGCGCCGACGCTGTCGCAATTCTTGACCGGCAGTTTTTCTCGCGTCAGCTCGCTAGTGGCGCGGAAGATTTGCGAGACGGCCAAGCTTTCCGTTCGTGCCCATCCGCATCGCATTGGCCGGCACGAGGCTGACTCGCTGTTTCAAGCGATCCAGCAGACCAAGATCAGCGCGCCGGCCACGGATTGCCTCTCGCCGATCGGCGAGGAGCGATTACTCCAAGGGCTGCACCACGTCGTGCCCGCCGAGTTCTACGTTGCCGCGACGCGGCCGCCGTCGGTCTACCGCGGCAATCCGTTCCAGATCGAAATTGGCCTGGCCTACGGCGGTAGTTCGATCGCGCAGAAGATTTCGCTCGAAGCGCTGACCGAGCTGTTGGCCGAGAGCGATGCCCGCACTCTGCGGCAGTTTTTGATTAGCACGTTTTCCGGTTTTGGCGCCGACGCGGCTGATCGCACGTTGACCGAGGCCGAACTGGGCACGCGCACCACGCCCGGCAAGCTAAAGGCCAAGGACATCGCCAAGCTGCATGAAACGCTGCGCAGCGTGAACGTCGAAGATGGCCAGACAATGAATGTGTTGCGATACGCCAACCGCGTGCCGTTGCAATTTCAGCCTGCCGCCTGCGCGATCACGCAATCCATTTTGGGAATGAACTGGCGCAGCTACGGGCTGAGCCAGTCGCGCGGCTCGCTGCCGTCCGGCCCAATCACGATTCTCGCTCACATCGCCAGCGTGTGGGTACCGTTTACCAGTGAATCGAAAGAGGCTGTGGCCAGTTACCCGGAAATTCAAAAAGAATTGCGCCTGGGACTGCAGGCCGTGGGGCGCAAGCTGGGTATGTATATGCGCCGTCGCATGCGGGTTAAGCAGGAAGGAGAACGACGCAACATTTTCCTGCGCTACCTGGGCGAGGTCGCTGGCGCGGTTCAAGTGATTAACGGCACCGACCGCGAAGAGCTCTACAACCAGCTAGTCGCCGTGGCGAAGCGCAAGACGGCCGAGGCCGACGTCACGCTCGATGAAAGCGGCAAGCCGGTTGTCGAGGAGGAAGAAGATTTCGGCGACAACGTGCTGATCATCGAACCCGGGACCGTACCCGGAGCAGCCAAAGCGGCGAAGCCCGAGGCAGCAGAGCAAGATGCGGCGGCGACGGAGAAGACAGCCCCGAAGGCGACGAAAAAGCGCAAGGGTGGTTGA
- a CDS encoding type II toxin-antitoxin system ParD family antitoxin: MSYAFPPELDRLVNERMATGLYTSQEELLVDALRALEELDSRHRELRDEVQRRVAKSGKGLSAPLDVEGIMAAGRRMLSAE, translated from the coding sequence ATGTCGTACGCATTCCCGCCGGAACTCGATCGTCTCGTCAATGAACGGATGGCTACCGGCTTGTACACCTCGCAGGAGGAATTGCTCGTCGATGCGTTGCGTGCTTTAGAGGAACTGGATTCTCGCCATCGCGAACTGCGTGACGAAGTTCAGCGTCGAGTTGCCAAATCCGGAAAGGGGCTATCGGCACCCCTTGATGTCGAAGGAATAATGGCCGCCGGCCGTCGCATGCTGAGTGCAGAATAG
- a CDS encoding P-II family nitrogen regulator, with protein sequence MKQVVAIVKPYLVEKVLEGLKRAPLEAVSVREVKGYGRQKNYLDQYAGSEYSLAFLPKVEINLWVEDARVEEITRRIVEVARTGRMGDGKIFVMPAVACERVIDIGKPVKGK encoded by the coding sequence GTGAAGCAGGTTGTCGCGATCGTCAAACCGTACCTGGTTGAGAAAGTCCTCGAAGGACTGAAGCGGGCCCCGCTCGAGGCGGTCAGCGTCCGCGAGGTCAAAGGATACGGCCGGCAGAAGAACTATCTCGATCAATACGCCGGCAGCGAATACTCGCTGGCTTTCCTCCCCAAGGTCGAGATTAATCTGTGGGTTGAGGATGCGCGCGTTGAAGAGATCACGCGCCGTATCGTGGAGGTCGCCCGCACGGGCCGCATGGGAGACGGCAAGATTTTCGTAATGCCGGCCGTGGCGTGCGAACGGGTGATCGACATCGGCAAGCCGGTGAAGGGGAAGTGA
- a CDS encoding glycosyltransferase has protein sequence MRVLIASDIPIEEQGPGARSLSLAVGLDGAGHAVRMIDVGPAGVVSRRIGMRRVIAAPDNPRAELTFDAPHFGVRPTLGRRFTELSDDELSTFRSTLRRALDAEIDDFDPQIVHCQQVWIMAHLALESGAPYVVTALREELAEFEFDSRYQRLAAEAAENASRVIVADAALAAEVQSRFGDLEGRVAIVPGLPEDPAQSLDEACVAELTGLYATVLDERLGRRWRA, from the coding sequence ATGCGCGTCTTGATTGCGAGTGACATACCGATCGAGGAGCAGGGACCGGGCGCGCGGTCCTTGAGCCTGGCCGTGGGATTGGACGGCGCAGGGCATGCCGTGCGCATGATCGACGTGGGGCCCGCCGGAGTTGTCTCGCGACGTATCGGTATGCGCCGCGTGATCGCCGCGCCCGACAACCCGCGCGCCGAGTTAACGTTCGACGCGCCGCATTTTGGCGTGCGACCGACCCTTGGCCGTCGATTTACCGAACTCTCGGATGATGAGTTGTCAACTTTTCGCTCTACGCTGCGGCGAGCGCTCGATGCCGAGATCGACGATTTCGATCCACAAATCGTTCATTGTCAGCAGGTGTGGATCATGGCACATCTGGCGCTCGAGTCGGGAGCGCCCTATGTTGTGACCGCTTTGCGCGAGGAGCTGGCAGAATTCGAATTCGATTCGCGCTATCAACGGCTGGCTGCCGAGGCCGCCGAGAATGCCAGCCGGGTGATCGTCGCTGACGCAGCGCTGGCGGCGGAAGTGCAATCACGCTTCGGCGACTTGGAAGGGCGTGTCGCGATCGTGCCGGGCTTGCCCGAAGATCCTGCTCAAAGCCTCGACGAGGCGTGCGTCGCGGAGTTGACCGGTCTATACGCGACCGTGCTCGACGAGCGATTGGGGCGGCGCTGGCGCGCTTGA
- a CDS encoding phosphopantetheine-binding protein: MTISSRTPEGEPNRCPICGKDCTIEPSWPSGDAPCPRCGHLLWWFQEHLSGPLATEREAVTADFRIDDGGRDSLEMVELVMELEEEFDINIAEEDAQNIQTIGDAIRYIESRRNKDS, encoded by the coding sequence ATGACGATATCGAGCCGTACACCGGAAGGAGAGCCCAACCGTTGTCCGATCTGCGGCAAGGATTGCACCATCGAGCCCTCGTGGCCTTCGGGCGACGCCCCCTGTCCGAGGTGTGGTCATTTGCTGTGGTGGTTTCAGGAGCATTTGTCCGGTCCACTGGCGACCGAGCGGGAAGCAGTCACCGCAGATTTCCGAATCGATGATGGGGGGCGCGACTCACTCGAAATGGTCGAACTTGTGATGGAGCTGGAAGAGGAGTTCGACATTAACATTGCGGAAGAAGACGCGCAAAACATTCAAACAATTGGCGACGCCATTCGTTATATCGAATCGCGCAGAAACAAAGACAGCTAA
- a CDS encoding DNA topoisomerase IV subunit A, with protein MAKRPPRRTAGATTPAKPVALNERDKKTMGQLVGMADVVTATAAKKREPHLDIPARALSNVKYNKTKRFVEMGSNTNRRQLFNLSQAKAYMQTMLVASGCKELIEQGKTLSLRGLFYKNKHSIEGVKEETFDEQGESDTIIEDVEVTVNALREELHLYAEKRGDMVGPLVIEDKGDEIDCARMGSGGYGVPSIVEPDVIKFKKCDAKFILHVEKGTVWQRFNEDRFWKKHNCLLTHGAGQPTRGVRRMLYRLHNELKLPIYCLLDNDPWGYYIYSVLKQGSINLAFESKRMAIPDARYLGLRSIDLERCQLSNSVRINLNDNDRKRAKQIADYPWFAGKKAWQKEISKMLDNGFKLEVESLISKGISYVTEEYVPQRLAEQDWLD; from the coding sequence ATGGCTAAACGCCCCCCTCGCCGCACCGCCGGCGCCACGACCCCTGCCAAACCGGTCGCTCTGAACGAGCGCGACAAGAAGACGATGGGCCAGTTGGTCGGCATGGCCGACGTGGTCACCGCCACGGCCGCCAAGAAGCGAGAACCGCACCTCGATATTCCGGCCCGCGCGCTGTCGAACGTCAAGTACAACAAGACGAAACGGTTTGTCGAGATGGGTTCGAACACGAACCGCCGGCAGTTGTTCAACCTGTCGCAGGCCAAGGCCTACATGCAGACCATGCTCGTGGCCAGCGGCTGCAAGGAGTTGATCGAGCAAGGCAAGACACTCAGCCTGCGTGGATTGTTCTACAAGAACAAGCACTCGATCGAAGGCGTCAAAGAAGAGACTTTCGACGAGCAGGGCGAATCCGACACGATCATCGAGGACGTGGAAGTAACGGTCAACGCCCTGCGCGAAGAGCTGCATCTGTACGCCGAAAAGCGCGGCGACATGGTTGGCCCCCTGGTCATCGAAGATAAAGGGGACGAGATCGATTGTGCCCGAATGGGCTCAGGCGGTTACGGCGTGCCGTCGATCGTCGAGCCGGACGTCATCAAGTTCAAGAAATGCGACGCCAAGTTCATCCTGCATGTCGAAAAAGGAACGGTCTGGCAGCGTTTCAACGAAGACAGATTCTGGAAGAAGCATAATTGCCTGCTGACTCACGGCGCCGGCCAGCCGACGCGTGGCGTGCGGCGCATGCTCTATCGCCTGCACAACGAGCTTAAGCTGCCGATCTACTGCCTGCTGGATAACGACCCTTGGGGTTATTACATCTATAGCGTTCTGAAGCAGGGATCGATCAATCTGGCCTTTGAATCGAAGCGAATGGCCATCCCCGACGCGCGCTATTTAGGATTGCGCTCGATCGACCTGGAACGCTGCCAGCTTTCGAACAGCGTGCGGATCAACCTCAACGACAATGACCGCAAGCGCGCCAAGCAGATCGCGGATTATCCGTGGTTCGCCGGCAAGAAGGCGTGGCAAAAAGAGATCAGCAAGATGCTCGACAACGGCTTCAAGCTGGAAGTCGAGTCATTGATCTCGAAAGGCATCAGCTACGTCACTGAGGAATACGTCCCGCAACGCCTGGCAGAGCAGGATTGGCTGGATTAA
- a CDS encoding aminotransferase class I/II-fold pyridoxal phosphate-dependent enzyme, with protein sequence MAEKPDDICPRPDVLPPQPTQPLVAPLYTAAVYRCESIDQADALLGGELAGYAYRRDGHPNADLLAEKCRVLHGAERAAVCCTGMGALAAIVLSQLAPGDHVLVSNQLYGRTSLLLTAECSRLGIRSTVVDVCNLSAVQAALSPETKLVVAETIANPLLRVPDIAALSTLARSSGARLLVDNTFASPAICRPLALGAELVMESLTKIMSGHSDVCLGVICGSEKSWQRVPNVLSTWGLASSPFDCWVAARGLGTMALRVERAASNALAAAHYLADQPQVAATYYPGLESHPDHAIAARQFAGAFGSIVTFTLSGGRAAADRFIRAAQAIPFAPSLGDLSSTLSHPESTSHRGLTAAARAALGITGGTIRLSLGIESNEGVLAALAEGLAAV encoded by the coding sequence ATGGCTGAAAAGCCGGATGACATCTGCCCGCGCCCCGACGTGCTGCCGCCACAACCGACGCAGCCGCTGGTTGCACCGCTGTATACGGCGGCCGTTTATCGCTGCGAGAGCATTGATCAGGCCGATGCGCTCTTGGGGGGCGAGCTGGCCGGTTACGCCTATCGACGCGACGGGCATCCCAATGCCGATCTGCTGGCCGAGAAGTGCCGTGTGCTGCACGGTGCCGAACGGGCCGCAGTTTGCTGCACGGGCATGGGAGCGCTGGCGGCAATTGTCCTATCACAACTCGCGCCCGGCGATCACGTGCTCGTGAGTAATCAACTATACGGCCGCACGTCGTTACTGTTGACCGCAGAATGCTCGCGATTGGGCATCCGCAGCACGGTGGTTGACGTTTGTAACCTAAGCGCGGTGCAGGCTGCCCTGTCGCCGGAAACGAAGCTCGTCGTCGCCGAAACGATTGCGAATCCACTGCTGCGCGTGCCCGACATCGCGGCGCTATCGACGTTGGCCCGTTCGTCAGGCGCGCGACTGCTGGTCGACAATACGTTCGCCAGCCCGGCTATTTGCCGACCGCTGGCGCTCGGCGCCGAACTGGTGATGGAAAGCTTGACGAAGATCATGAGCGGACACAGTGATGTCTGCCTGGGCGTGATCTGCGGATCCGAGAAATCCTGGCAACGCGTCCCCAACGTGCTTTCGACGTGGGGACTGGCGTCGAGTCCCTTCGATTGCTGGGTGGCCGCGCGCGGGCTGGGGACGATGGCTTTGCGTGTCGAGCGCGCCGCGAGCAATGCGCTGGCCGCCGCGCATTACCTGGCTGATCAACCACAGGTCGCCGCGACTTATTATCCGGGGCTCGAGTCACATCCCGACCACGCGATTGCGGCGCGCCAATTCGCAGGCGCGTTCGGCTCGATCGTTACGTTTACGTTGTCCGGCGGCCGCGCCGCGGCGGACCGGTTCATTCGCGCGGCGCAGGCCATTCCGTTCGCTCCGTCGCTAGGCGACCTGAGCAGTACGCTATCTCACCCCGAAAGCACGAGCCATCGGGGACTGACCGCCGCGGCACGCGCGGCACTCGGTATCACCGGCGGCACGATTCGTCTGTCGCTGGGAATCGAGTCGAACGAAGGGGTGTTGGCGGCGCTGGCCGAGGGATTAGCCGCGGTTTAA
- a CDS encoding cupin domain-containing protein: MSQTTSQRYALADLTQIAPVDCPCGQARRAFGDLDDYPATIHRTEISLDARRHYHKQHTETYYFLSCEADAQIELDGELIPVHPGMSIVIRPGCRHRAVGRMTVLVICMPKFDPADEWFD; encoded by the coding sequence ATGTCACAAACCACGTCGCAACGGTACGCGCTGGCAGATTTGACGCAGATTGCCCCCGTGGATTGTCCCTGCGGACAGGCTCGTCGCGCGTTCGGGGACCTCGATGACTACCCGGCGACCATTCATCGCACAGAAATCTCGCTCGACGCTCGCCGGCACTATCACAAGCAGCATACCGAGACCTACTACTTTCTCAGTTGCGAGGCCGACGCCCAGATCGAGCTCGACGGAGAGTTGATTCCCGTTCACCCGGGCATGAGCATCGTGATCCGGCCAGGCTGCCGCCATAGGGCCGTAGGTCGCATGACGGTTCTGGTCATCTGCATGCCCAAGTTCGATCCAGCGGACGAGTGGTTCGATTGA
- a CDS encoding type II toxin-antitoxin system RelE/ParE family toxin yields the protein MARAIFLPDASQDVLDIWHHVASQHNDLTAADNILLGIRTAADRYAIHPELGQLRSDLAPNVRCFVVKSIVVFYVPVNEGIEVLQVIHGARDVSQRFRGAP from the coding sequence ATGGCTCGCGCGATATTTCTTCCTGACGCGAGTCAAGATGTGCTGGATATCTGGCATCACGTCGCCAGCCAGCACAACGATCTCACGGCCGCGGACAATATTTTGCTCGGCATTCGTACGGCTGCTGATCGCTACGCAATTCATCCCGAGCTCGGACAATTACGCTCGGATCTAGCGCCCAACGTTCGTTGCTTCGTCGTGAAATCGATTGTCGTTTTTTACGTGCCCGTGAACGAAGGAATCGAAGTCCTTCAAGTGATTCACGGAGCCCGCGATGTGTCACAAAGATTCCGCGGGGCGCCTTAG
- a CDS encoding biotin/lipoyl-binding protein, which translates to MSTDQVINPELIEQTKQQIRSLVGEIAQLARQDIGAAEFYSEFLNRVVTALAAVGGAVWTVAEGGGLQLEYQVNLRETRLGENEEDTARHGRLLHKVLRSGEGALAAPFSGAGDESDDKTGNPTPMLLVLGPVQIEGEPKGLVEIFQRPSADIRTQRGYLKFLMQMCELMGDFLRSRQLRQYSDRQTLWNQLENFTRAAHTSLDPSVAAFTIVNEARRLIGCDRVSVALRKGRKCRVEAVSGQDVMDRRSNTVVLLSELATAVVAAGEPVWYSGDTSDMAPQVENALQAYVDESHAKNVAVLPLIRPEAGATDEDAPPPTAIGALIVEQIEDSRPRDGMVQRVNVVCEHSATALGNALEHNSLFLLPVWRSLGKARWVLAARTLPKTILISLAVIGAVIALCVVPANFKIQGKGKLQPVIRRDVSASVEGTVTKVYVEHGATVRKGQLLADLQNTDLDVKITEVEGTLSEVNENLSSISRHLIEIKKSSKSDPRQSTASEEAKLASEESQAKEKLLSLRAQLKILLSKRERLKITSPIDGQVTTWDVDNLLEGRTVQPGQVLMSISDPNGDWELEVLIPEEHMGYIARAQKEANQHDLKVTYILENDPSHWHEGKVGDVHLAAEVRGEDGNTVLVHVAIDKHDLQELSQGAGVRSNVFCGKRAVGFVWFHDLIEFLHSRVLFRI; encoded by the coding sequence ATGAGTACCGATCAGGTAATCAACCCGGAACTGATCGAGCAGACGAAACAACAGATTCGCAGTCTGGTCGGGGAGATCGCGCAACTTGCTCGTCAGGACATCGGCGCCGCCGAGTTCTACAGCGAGTTTCTGAATCGCGTCGTCACGGCACTGGCCGCCGTTGGCGGTGCTGTCTGGACGGTCGCGGAAGGGGGCGGGCTACAACTCGAATATCAAGTCAACCTGCGCGAAACGCGGCTCGGCGAGAACGAAGAGGATACGGCTCGCCACGGCCGATTGCTGCACAAAGTCTTGCGCAGCGGCGAAGGCGCACTAGCGGCCCCCTTCTCCGGCGCCGGCGATGAGTCCGACGACAAGACCGGCAATCCGACGCCGATGTTGCTCGTGCTCGGCCCGGTGCAAATCGAGGGGGAGCCGAAGGGGCTGGTCGAGATCTTTCAGCGCCCCAGTGCCGACATTCGCACGCAGCGCGGCTATCTGAAATTCTTGATGCAGATGTGCGAGCTGATGGGGGATTTCCTCCGCTCGCGCCAGTTGCGTCAATACAGCGATCGGCAGACGCTGTGGAATCAGTTGGAAAACTTCACGCGCGCCGCGCATACCAGCCTTGATCCGTCGGTGGCCGCCTTTACGATCGTGAACGAAGCACGCCGCTTGATCGGCTGCGATCGCGTGAGCGTGGCCTTGCGTAAAGGTCGCAAGTGCCGCGTCGAGGCCGTCAGCGGCCAGGACGTCATGGACCGCCGCTCGAATACCGTCGTGCTGCTCAGCGAACTGGCCACGGCCGTGGTCGCCGCCGGCGAGCCGGTCTGGTACTCGGGCGATACGTCGGACATGGCGCCGCAAGTCGAAAATGCGCTGCAGGCGTACGTCGACGAGTCGCACGCCAAGAACGTGGCGGTGTTGCCGCTGATCAGGCCCGAGGCCGGCGCGACCGACGAGGACGCGCCGCCGCCGACAGCGATCGGCGCCCTGATCGTCGAACAAATTGAGGACAGCCGTCCGCGCGACGGCATGGTGCAGCGCGTCAACGTCGTCTGCGAGCACAGTGCCACGGCCTTGGGCAACGCGCTGGAGCACAACAGCCTGTTTTTGCTGCCCGTGTGGCGGTCGCTGGGCAAAGCCCGCTGGGTGCTGGCCGCCCGCACGTTGCCGAAGACGATTTTGATTTCGCTGGCCGTCATCGGCGCGGTCATCGCCCTGTGTGTGGTGCCGGCGAATTTCAAGATTCAAGGTAAGGGCAAGCTGCAGCCGGTCATTCGCCGCGACGTTTCCGCCAGTGTCGAGGGGACCGTGACCAAGGTCTACGTCGAGCACGGCGCCACGGTCCGCAAAGGGCAATTGCTGGCCGACCTGCAAAACACCGACCTGGACGTAAAGATCACGGAAGTCGAAGGAACGTTGAGCGAGGTTAACGAAAACCTGTCGTCGATCTCGCGACATTTGATCGAAATCAAGAAATCGAGCAAGTCCGACCCTCGGCAATCGACCGCCTCGGAGGAAGCAAAGCTCGCGTCCGAAGAAAGCCAGGCCAAGGAAAAGCTCCTCAGCCTGCGGGCGCAGTTGAAGATCTTGCTCAGCAAGCGCGAGCGATTGAAGATCACCAGCCCGATCGACGGTCAGGTAACGACCTGGGACGTGGATAACCTGCTCGAGGGGCGTACCGTGCAGCCGGGGCAGGTGCTGATGAGCATTTCGGATCCCAACGGCGATTGGGAGCTGGAAGTGCTCATACCCGAAGAGCACATGGGCTATATCGCCCGTGCCCAAAAAGAAGCGAATCAACACGATTTGAAGGTGACGTACATTCTGGAAAACGATCCGTCGCATTGGCACGAAGGCAAAGTCGGCGACGTCCACTTGGCGGCCGAGGTGCGCGGCGAGGACGGCAACACCGTGCTTGTCCATGTCGCGATCGACAAGCACGACTTGCAAGAGCTAAGCCAGGGTGCCGGCGTCAGGTCCAACGTATTCTGCGGCAAGCGTGCCGTGGGCTTCGTTTGGTTCCACGACTTGATCGAGTTCCTCCATTCACGCGTACTGTTCCGAATCTAA
- a CDS encoding glutathione peroxidase, translating into MRQTVALLGGALVVGSFVVSLAGQAQGAEAVAPALNFQMKSLDGKPVELSKYQGKVVLIVNVASRCGLTPQYKGLEALHEKYADQGLAILAFPANEFGAQEPGTDTEISEFCTTKYGVKFDMFSKVKVKGEGQCPLYKFLTSSETDPKFPGDIKWNFEKFLIDRNGNIVNRFEPKVTPESSDVVQAIEAALAAK; encoded by the coding sequence ATGCGTCAGACAGTCGCTTTACTCGGTGGTGCGTTGGTCGTTGGCTCGTTCGTCGTTTCACTGGCCGGTCAGGCCCAAGGAGCAGAAGCCGTGGCTCCCGCATTGAACTTTCAGATGAAATCGCTCGACGGCAAGCCGGTCGAGCTATCGAAGTATCAAGGCAAAGTCGTGCTAATCGTTAATGTCGCCAGCCGCTGCGGATTGACGCCCCAGTACAAGGGGCTCGAAGCCTTGCACGAGAAGTACGCCGATCAGGGCCTGGCCATCCTGGCATTCCCGGCCAATGAGTTCGGCGCTCAGGAACCTGGCACCGACACCGAGATCTCGGAGTTCTGCACGACCAAGTACGGCGTGAAGTTCGACATGTTCTCGAAGGTGAAGGTGAAGGGCGAAGGCCAATGCCCGCTCTACAAGTTCCTCACCTCGTCCGAAACCGATCCGAAGTTCCCCGGCGATATCAAATGGAACTTCGAAAAGTTCCTGATCGATCGCAACGGCAACATCGTCAATCGCTTCGAGCCGAAGGTGACGCCCGAATCCTCGGACGTCGTACAAGCGATCGAAGCCGCGCTGGCCGCGAAGTAA
- the infA gene encoding translation initiation factor IF-1, producing the protein MAEKEEALEVEGVVTQALANTRFRVTLDGGHTVIAHVAGRMRKNFIRIVPGDKVRVELSPYDLTKGRITFRER; encoded by the coding sequence ATGGCGGAAAAAGAAGAAGCTTTAGAGGTCGAAGGGGTCGTCACCCAGGCGTTGGCCAATACGCGATTTCGCGTGACGCTAGATGGCGGCCACACCGTGATTGCCCACGTCGCAGGGCGGATGCGCAAAAACTTCATTCGTATCGTGCCTGGAGATAAGGTGCGGGTCGAGCTCTCGCCGTACGACCTGACTAAGGGACGCATCACGTTTCGCGAGCGCTAA